A single window of Gossypium arboreum isolate Shixiya-1 chromosome 13, ASM2569848v2, whole genome shotgun sequence DNA harbors:
- the LOC108464603 gene encoding ubiquitin receptor RAD23c-like: MKVFVKTLKGTHFNIEVKPEDAVADVKKKIETVQGADVYPAAQQMLIYKGKVLKDDTTLAENSVTENSFIVIMLTKNKGASGEGSTASTAPTKKAPEASNLPTAPAPASTAPVATSAMAAAATESAPVASSTPLSDSDVYGQAASNLVAGSNLEGTIQQILDMGGGTWDRDTVVRALRAAYNNPERAVEYLYSGIPEQAEAPPVARAPVVGQATNPAAQPQQPAQTAAIPTSGPNANPLDLFPQGLPNMGASGAGAGTLDFLRNSPQFQALRAMVQANPQILQPMLQELGKQNPNLMRLIQEHQGDFLRLINEPAEGGEGNILGQLAEAMPQAVQVTPEEREAIERLEAMGFDRATVLQVFFACNKNEELAANYLLDHMHDFQD, from the exons ATGAAGGTTTTCGTCAAAACTCTCAAAGGCACTCACTTCAATATCGAAGTCAAACCCGAAGATGCG GTTGCGGAtgtaaaaaagaaaatagaaactgTTCAAGGGGCAGATGTTTATCCTGCTGCACAACAAATGCTTATCTATAAGGGAAAGGTCCTTAAAGATGACACGACACTGGCTGAAAACAGTGTCACTGAAAATAGCTTTATTGTGATCATGTTGACAAAG AATAAGGGTGCATCTGGTGAGGGTTCAACTGCTTCAACTGCTCCTACAAAGAAA GCTCCTGAGGCAAGTAATCTGCCAACAGCTCCAGCACCAGCTTCTACTGCACCTGTTGCAACGTCAGCTAT GGCTGCAGCTGCCACTGAATCTGCTCCTGTTGCTTCAAGTACTCCTTT GTCAGATTCTGATGTTTATGGCCAAGCAGCATCTAACCTGGTTGCAGGGAGTAACTTAGAGGGAACAATCCAACAGATTCTTGATATGGGTGGAGGGACCTGGGACAGGGACACTGTTGTCCGTGCCCTTCGTGCTGCTTATAATAACCCAGAGAGAGCTGTTGAATATTTGTATTCT GGCATCCCCGAGCAAGCTGAAGCTCCACCTGTGGCCCGTGCTCCTGTAGTTGGACAAGCCACTAACCCTGCAGCACAACCTCAACAGCCTGCGCAAACGGCAGCTATTCCTACAAGTGGACCAAATGCAAATCCATTAGACCTCTTTCCCCAG GGCCTTCCCAACATGGGTGCAAGTGGTGCTGGGGCTGGCACTCTTGATTTTTTACGGAACAGTCCACAG TTTCAAGCTTTGCGAGCAATGGTGCAAGCCAACCCACAAATATTGCAG CCTATGCTACAAGAGTTGGGGAAACAAAATCCTAATTTAATGAGACTTATTCAAGAGCATCAGGGTGACTTTCTTCGCTTGATCAATGAACCTGCCGAAGGTGGAGAGGG AAACATTTTGGGGCAATTAGCTGAGGCGATGCCACAAGCTGTGCAAGTCACACCTGAGGAACGTGAAGCCATAGAACGG CTTGAAGCAATGGGGTTTGACCGTGCAACTGTGCTCCAAGTGTTCTTTGCGTGCAACAAGAATGAGGAACTTGCAGCCAACTACCTTTTAGATCATATGCATGATTTTCAGGATTGA